One segment of Paenibacillus sp. FSL R7-0337 DNA contains the following:
- a CDS encoding LysM domain-containing protein, with translation MKIHIVKQGDSLFALSQKYGVPLQKIIEANPQITNPDVLAVGDKVKIPAAPVALPVPDNNDIYYKHTVKQGDTLWKLSKAWGVTLKDMIDANPQLKNPNALMTGEVVNIPKKVSTSPIQAQSIDPVKANTTPIQAQSTAPAVVDKTAIGGKTYTGVIEKPAPAPAPAPAAEAVPIPLAVPAPNPAPNKMPEVKPVQEVVHEKQSLYVQISVPAQEEKTKEVHHNKTEVQPAAWDEGKTSPWGKTDGYPGLSENPYFMNYAPVYPIYEPMANMDMNNMNNMNNMNNAPSYAQPAAFMPDCPPFYAQPVNPCPPGQYPEAWYPNAAPDYNNVNMSAVSPFSDNAAFAPQYQSEQVNLPWPSCGCGAMSIQPYPYEQPMYNGYPVYGMPQMGMVSPYAGGMNAMPNAVSPMYEPPMVSNIPPYPAYPGMENFAHNRVPEIQIPEPVVEEAEELPDKGRTEVTAAKDTKPGKSKPAAAKAKTSSQGSAAKDKAHAKPRSNSSGRSSTAKKNQTPWIPN, from the coding sequence GTGAAAATACACATTGTTAAGCAAGGTGATTCGCTGTTTGCGTTATCACAGAAGTATGGAGTGCCGCTGCAAAAAATAATCGAGGCCAATCCGCAAATCACCAATCCAGATGTGCTTGCGGTTGGAGACAAGGTTAAGATCCCGGCTGCGCCCGTAGCTCTGCCTGTTCCGGACAACAACGATATCTACTATAAGCATACAGTCAAGCAAGGCGATACTTTATGGAAGCTCTCCAAAGCTTGGGGAGTTACACTCAAGGATATGATTGATGCCAACCCGCAGCTTAAGAACCCTAATGCACTGATGACGGGTGAAGTCGTGAATATCCCTAAGAAAGTCAGTACTTCTCCGATCCAGGCCCAATCCATCGATCCGGTAAAAGCTAATACGACCCCGATTCAGGCTCAGTCAACCGCTCCGGCAGTGGTCGATAAAACGGCGATTGGCGGTAAAACCTACACCGGTGTTATCGAAAAGCCGGCTCCTGCGCCAGCTCCTGCACCTGCTGCAGAAGCAGTCCCTATCCCGTTGGCGGTTCCTGCACCTAACCCTGCACCTAATAAAATGCCGGAAGTCAAGCCGGTTCAGGAAGTCGTCCATGAGAAACAAAGTTTGTATGTGCAAATCTCTGTTCCCGCGCAGGAAGAGAAAACCAAAGAAGTGCATCATAATAAGACAGAGGTCCAGCCTGCCGCCTGGGATGAGGGTAAAACCTCGCCATGGGGAAAGACCGATGGCTATCCCGGCCTCAGCGAGAATCCGTATTTCATGAATTATGCACCCGTGTATCCGATATATGAGCCAATGGCCAATATGGATATGAACAATATGAACAACATGAATAACATGAATAACGCTCCGAGTTATGCTCAGCCCGCAGCGTTTATGCCGGATTGCCCGCCGTTCTATGCTCAACCGGTTAATCCTTGTCCGCCTGGACAATATCCCGAAGCATGGTATCCTAATGCAGCACCGGATTATAACAATGTGAATATGTCTGCAGTCAGCCCTTTCAGTGACAATGCTGCGTTTGCTCCGCAGTACCAGAGCGAACAGGTCAATCTTCCATGGCCATCCTGCGGATGCGGCGCAATGTCGATTCAGCCCTATCCTTATGAGCAGCCGATGTATAACGGGTATCCGGTGTATGGCATGCCGCAGATGGGGATGGTTTCTCCTTATGCCGGAGGAATGAATGCCATGCCTAACGCAGTGTCACCGATGTATGAACCGCCTATGGTATCTAACATTCCACCATATCCTGCTTATCCGGGCATGGAGAACTTCGCTCACAACCGCGTACCTGAGATTCAGATTCCTGAGCCTGTAGTAGAGGAAGCGGAGGAGTTACCGGATAAGGGGCGCACTGAAGTCACAGCAGCAAAGGATACAAAACCAGGGAAGTCGAAACCGGCAGCGGCAAAAGCGAAAACCTCCAGCCAGGGTTCTGCCGCCAAGGATAAAGCCCACGCCAAGCCGCGTTCGAACTCTAGCGGACGTTCTAGTACAGCTAAAAAGAATCAGACTCCTTGGATTCCGAATTAA
- the ilvE gene encoding branched-chain-amino-acid transaminase, with protein MAEQWIYLDGQHVTKDKAMVSVFDHGFLYGDGIFEGIRIYNGNIFKCKEHLDRLYDSAKSIMLDIPLAYDEMLEAMAETIRLNEMRDGYIRLIVSRGPGNLGLDPRRCPKASVIIIVEQLAIYPEEAYMNGLRAVSVSQRRNLPDALNPKIKSLNYLNNILVKIQSNLAEADEAIMMNAQGYVTEGSGDNIFIIKRGVVYTPPCYLGALEGITRLAIIELCEKLGLPLKEEPFTMHDVYIADEVFFTGTAAEVIAAREIDGRVIGSGQAGPITLQLLEEFRNVVDKDGYKVWE; from the coding sequence ATGGCTGAGCAATGGATCTATCTGGATGGACAACATGTAACGAAGGACAAGGCAATGGTGTCCGTATTCGATCACGGTTTTTTATATGGAGACGGAATCTTTGAAGGTATCCGTATTTATAACGGTAACATCTTCAAGTGCAAGGAGCATCTGGACAGGCTGTATGATTCGGCGAAGTCGATTATGCTGGACATTCCGCTGGCCTATGATGAGATGCTGGAGGCTATGGCCGAGACGATCCGCCTGAACGAAATGCGGGACGGGTACATCCGGCTGATCGTATCACGCGGTCCCGGCAACCTGGGTCTTGATCCGCGCCGTTGTCCCAAAGCAAGTGTAATCATCATTGTTGAGCAGTTAGCCATCTACCCGGAGGAGGCTTATATGAACGGACTTCGTGCCGTTTCGGTCTCCCAGCGCCGCAATCTCCCGGATGCCCTGAATCCGAAGATCAAATCGTTGAACTATTTGAACAATATTCTGGTGAAGATTCAGTCGAATCTGGCGGAAGCCGATGAAGCGATCATGATGAACGCCCAGGGTTATGTAACCGAAGGCTCCGGCGATAATATCTTCATTATCAAAAGAGGGGTAGTCTATACACCGCCTTGTTACCTGGGTGCCCTGGAGGGAATCACCCGTCTGGCGATCATTGAGCTGTGTGAGAAGCTGGGATTGCCGCTTAAGGAAGAGCCGTTCACCATGCATGATGTCTATATTGCCGATGAAGTTTTCTTCACCGGAACAGCGGCTGAAGTTATTGCTGCCCGTGAGATCGACGGCAGAGTCATTGGTTCCGGTCAGGCCGGACCGATTACCCTGCAATTGCTGGAAGAATTCCGCAATGTGGTTGATAAAGACGGCTATAAGGTTTGGGAATAG
- the pheA gene encoding prephenate dehydratase, which yields MKSIALLPQGSVSHEALLHLFGGNPVHLEHHKLISDVFLSTAGGVTDYSVIPIENTIEGSVSLHIDWLINEVNLPMQAEWIFPSIQNLISCPQEFTKENGDKDYTKIVKILSHPVAMAQCTQFIRKAMPWAELESVGSTSEAVEIVKGNPGKGWAAIGTALGAATHGLEVVERQITDHNNNYTRFVLVGPQQLELPQKSSGDKTSILVTLPEDFPGALHQVLAAFAWRKLNLSRIESRPTKKKLGTYYFYIDVLEPIESVLLPGAIEEIKALGCQVRILGSYPTYTYEEEKAEVQ from the coding sequence ATGAAATCGATAGCGTTATTGCCTCAGGGCTCCGTCTCGCATGAAGCGCTGCTGCATTTATTTGGCGGTAACCCTGTTCATCTGGAGCATCATAAGCTCATCTCCGATGTCTTTCTGTCCACGGCCGGCGGAGTCACTGATTACAGTGTCATTCCGATTGAGAACACGATAGAAGGCTCGGTCAGCCTGCATATCGACTGGCTCATTAATGAAGTGAACCTGCCAATGCAGGCGGAGTGGATTTTTCCGTCGATACAGAATCTGATCAGCTGTCCGCAGGAATTCACGAAGGAGAACGGGGACAAGGATTATACGAAGATTGTCAAAATCTTGTCCCATCCGGTGGCTATGGCGCAATGCACGCAGTTCATCCGTAAGGCTATGCCCTGGGCTGAGCTGGAGTCTGTGGGAAGCACCTCTGAAGCGGTGGAGATTGTAAAAGGCAATCCCGGCAAAGGCTGGGCTGCTATCGGTACGGCGCTCGGAGCTGCTACACACGGGCTGGAGGTTGTGGAACGCCAGATTACAGATCATAATAACAATTACACGCGGTTTGTCCTGGTGGGCCCGCAGCAACTGGAGCTTCCACAGAAGAGCAGTGGAGACAAGACGAGTATTCTTGTTACGCTGCCCGAGGATTTCCCTGGTGCACTGCATCAGGTGTTGGCTGCTTTTGCCTGGCGTAAGCTGAACTTGTCCCGTATTGAATCACGGCCGACGAAGAAGAAGCTGGGTACTTATTATTTCTATATTGATGTGCTGGAACCGATAGAATCGGTACTCCTCCCGGGTGCGATTGAAGAGATCAAAGCCTTGGGCTGTCAGGTACGGATTCTGGGGTCCTATCCCACATACACCTATGAGGAAGAGAAAGCGGAGGTGCAGTAA
- the thrB gene encoding homoserine kinase, which yields MSIYGRSRVKVPASTANLGPGFDTLGMALSLYAWIEMEEAAETVFHLYGDEMAGLPRDKSNLLYKVAQMVFAEAGVQVPELSISMYSAIPLTRGLGSSASAIIGALAAANAMIGSPLSQAKLFDMATAIEKHPDNVGASLFGGIITAVWDGEHADYIRIEPPRELEVLVVIPEFELETVKARGVLPAEVTMSDAVHNISRTSLLTAALAAGRLDLMGTAMQDRLHQPYRAPLVPGMEKLLAEAPGHGALGIALSGAGPTLLCMVDRSEQRKQELELFLTETMQENGISARTVWLSPCTTGVTAELLERNGMQNESFLDMIKGELQS from the coding sequence ATGAGTATTTACGGAAGGTCTAGAGTGAAGGTCCCTGCCAGTACCGCCAATCTCGGTCCGGGCTTCGATACGCTGGGCATGGCTCTGTCGCTGTATGCCTGGATTGAAATGGAGGAAGCGGCTGAAACGGTGTTTCATCTGTATGGAGATGAGATGGCTGGTCTTCCCCGGGACAAAAGCAATCTGCTCTACAAGGTTGCGCAAATGGTCTTTGCAGAGGCCGGGGTTCAGGTTCCGGAGTTGTCCATCTCCATGTATTCGGCAATCCCGCTGACCCGCGGGCTTGGCAGCAGTGCTTCGGCCATTATTGGCGCGCTGGCTGCGGCGAATGCTATGATAGGTTCACCGCTGAGTCAGGCGAAGCTGTTCGATATGGCTACAGCGATCGAGAAGCATCCCGATAATGTTGGAGCCTCGCTCTTCGGGGGAATTATTACGGCCGTGTGGGACGGCGAGCATGCCGATTATATCCGGATCGAGCCTCCTCGGGAGCTTGAAGTGCTTGTAGTCATCCCTGAATTCGAGCTGGAGACTGTCAAGGCAAGAGGCGTGCTGCCGGCGGAGGTTACAATGAGCGATGCTGTCCACAACATCAGCCGTACCTCACTGCTCACCGCAGCGTTAGCCGCAGGACGGCTGGACCTGATGGGTACAGCGATGCAAGACCGGCTCCATCAGCCCTACCGTGCACCGCTGGTACCGGGGATGGAGAAGCTGCTGGCTGAAGCTCCGGGCCACGGCGCGCTGGGGATTGCGCTTAGCGGTGCAGGCCCGACTCTGTTATGTATGGTGGACCGCAGCGAGCAGCGGAAGCAGGAGCTGGAGCTGTTTTTGACTGAGACCATGCAGGAGAACGGAATCTCTGCCCGTACCGTATGGCTGTCCCCATGCACCACAGGTGTCACGGCAGAGCTGCTTGAAAGAAACGGGATGCAAAACGAATCATTTTTGGATATGATAAAAGGAGAATTACAGTCATGA
- a CDS encoding homoserine dehydrogenase: MKPVRVGLLGLGTVGTGVVRIVEGNQEDLSSQVGSPILIERIAVKNTEKPRDIEVDPSKITDDPWAVIRDPEIDVIVEVMGGIAGTKEYILEALERGKHIVTANKDLMALHGSEILAKAQEKQCDVFYEASVAGGIPIIRTLIEGFSSDKIMKIMGIVNGTTNYILSKMSQEGASYLDVLQEAQELGYAESDPTSDVEGLDAARKMAILGTLGFRTNVELSDVSVSGISGVSKEDIAFAKRLGYEMKLLGIAERQDEAFSISVQPTMIRTNHPIASVNGVFNAVYVYGEAVGETMFYGAGAGAMPTATSIVADLVAVIKNLKLGVNGLKQIVPYKQKKLKSDEDIFYKNFLLLHVDDKAGVLAKITQVFAEYDVSLDSVVQQANTNNPDAEIIIVTHNASKASMNKVMRHLEQLNVIHRIKSHYRVEG, from the coding sequence ATGAAGCCGGTTAGAGTAGGTCTGCTGGGTCTGGGTACTGTGGGTACGGGCGTTGTCCGTATTGTGGAAGGAAATCAGGAGGATTTGAGCAGCCAGGTGGGCTCGCCGATCCTTATTGAACGTATTGCCGTGAAGAATACAGAGAAGCCGCGTGATATCGAAGTGGATCCGTCCAAGATTACCGATGATCCATGGGCCGTTATCCGTGACCCGGAGATTGATGTGATTGTTGAGGTCATGGGCGGGATCGCAGGCACGAAGGAGTACATTCTGGAGGCACTGGAGCGCGGCAAGCATATCGTAACAGCCAATAAGGACCTGATGGCCCTGCACGGCTCGGAGATTCTGGCGAAGGCGCAGGAGAAGCAGTGCGATGTGTTCTATGAGGCAAGTGTGGCGGGAGGTATTCCGATTATCCGCACCCTGATTGAAGGTTTTTCCTCGGATAAGATCATGAAGATTATGGGGATCGTGAACGGGACAACCAACTACATTCTCAGCAAAATGAGCCAGGAAGGTGCGTCTTACCTCGACGTACTGCAGGAAGCGCAGGAGCTGGGGTATGCCGAGTCTGATCCGACCTCCGATGTGGAGGGGCTGGATGCGGCCCGCAAGATGGCCATTCTGGGCACGCTGGGCTTCCGGACCAATGTGGAGCTGAGCGATGTCAGTGTAAGCGGAATTTCCGGCGTCAGCAAGGAGGATATAGCTTTTGCCAAACGGCTGGGGTACGAGATGAAGCTGCTCGGAATCGCTGAACGCCAAGATGAAGCATTCAGCATTAGCGTTCAGCCTACGATGATCCGTACGAACCACCCGATTGCCTCCGTGAACGGCGTGTTTAATGCGGTATATGTATATGGTGAAGCTGTAGGGGAGACGATGTTCTACGGTGCGGGGGCAGGGGCGATGCCTACGGCAACCTCGATTGTGGCGGATCTGGTGGCGGTTATCAAGAATCTGAAGCTGGGTGTCAACGGGCTTAAGCAGATTGTGCCATATAAGCAGAAGAAGCTGAAGAGTGATGAGGATATTTTCTACAAGAACTTCCTCCTCCTGCACGTAGATGACAAGGCCGGTGTGCTGGCGAAGATTACTCAAGTGTTTGCCGAATATGATGTCAGTCTGGATTCCGTAGTGCAGCAGGCCAATACTAATAATCCGGATGCAGAAATCATTATTGTAACGCACAATGCCAGCAAGGCGAGTATGAATAAAGTAATGCGGCATTTAGAGCAATTGAACGTCATTCACCGCATCAAAAGCCATTACCGTGTAGAAGGTTAA